Below is a genomic region from Deltaproteobacteria bacterium.
GATGTCAGGATGCATCAGATCAAGGGTGTCAGCCCGACAGCAGCGTTATTGCCCTTAATCCTCAAATACTCCAACCCAATTATTGGCAATACCTTACACACAGAACACCCCCGTTTAATTTAAACGCGGGAGTGCTGTTGGCCTCTAAACTCTCACCTCCTTTCATACCGATCCCCTAATTCATTAAATTATTGTCGTGCAAATCTGTTGCCACTTGCTTATTTTGTGATTAAGTACTTTGAATTTAAAACCTTTCATTAAAACGATAGCTTGTGTAATTTATCGCTAATTAAATTTGGCACGCGCCTCATCGGCAATGCCGCCAACGGGGATTTTTTCCCAACAAAGAGGGGAATTTCTCCCCTCGGAACCGCCCCTCCGGCCGCCAAACCCTAGCTGGGTGACCAGATCGGCACGGTAATTTTGCTACTTAAGAGTTTGCAGATAATTTATTAGCGCGGACAGCTCGGCGGGCCTCAAAAAGGCGAAGCTGGGCATCCCGGACCGAGGATGGCGGTGGCTCGGTTCGGTCACTTGTTGCTCCAGATCTGCATATGATAGACGTTGGCCAATTCCATCCAGGGGCGGACCAGTACCGCCGCCTTGATTATTTAGAGCATGGCAGGAGCGACATCCCAGACGTTGAAAGAGTTTTTGACCTTGGAGGACCTCGGCGGGCAAGTCGGACCCCTGGGCCCACCCGGCCTTGGCCAGACCTAAAAGCATCAGTCCAAGGGCAACCAGGCAGGCCAATCTGGTGGTTAAATGGTATTTGGGATGATTGTTTGAGTTTTCGGGACGATCGGCAATCACCGCAGCACCTCCATGCGAGTCAGGAAGTCCAATAACTTTTTCTTTAACCCGGGTGCGGCCGGAACCGTGGCCGGGCAAGTTGTATCATGCTTAATGACCCCTAAAGCCTGTAAGGCGGTTTTCAGCAGGGCGGCGGGCTGATGCAGATAACACTGCGCCAGCTCCAGCAATTGCTGGCTGAGCTGCCATAACTTGGCCTGGGGAAGCTTTAAATCAGCTACCTTCTCGGGATGCAGGCAGGCTTGGGTGACGGCCTGCCAGGCAGAGGGGAAAAGCTGGGCACCGGGGGATATTATCCCCCAGGCACCGGGGCGGGTCAGGAAGCGGGATTCATCGCCCTCATAGATGGCGAAATCCGGGCGGCCGCCGGCGGCGCGGTGATAATTCAGAAAACGCTCCATTTTGCCCCGAAAGATCATTCCCCTGATCTCCGGCAAGTCGGTTAGCTTTTTAACTACCGCGGTGCGTAGATTATGATGCTTCCAGGGTCGCGTCCGCTCCCGGATTATTTCCGGCTGGTTAAGTAGTATAAGCGGGTGTCTCAATGTCCCCAAAAGTTGCCGGTAATATTGGGGGAGGCCGCGATTGCTGTGGTACCATAGGGGCAGGTCCAGCCAATGGATCTGGTAATCGTAATGTCGGCTCCGGCATTCAGCCTCAAAGCGCTGGATCAGATCACCAGTCTGTTCCTGGGTATCTGCCGTGACGCCGAAAAACAGGGGACCGGGGCCGGGCCATTGCTTTAAGAGACCGGAAAATAACTCTCGGCGCACCGAGTCGGGGAGTCCCAGGGCTTCCCCGAGGCCCGGGGATGCGGCAACAATCCCCGCCGCGTACGGCGCTACACGCTCTACCAGTCGGCTCAGCCCTTCGGCGTCCAAATCGCCGGTGGCGGTTAAGGGGGTGACCAGCTCGATCAACAGTCCGTCTGGAGGGGTTGGTGTGACAGAGGACTTTAACATTGCCTAAGCCTGTCTTTTTGCCTAAAGGTTCCTTAACTAAAATAATAGAAAGGGGTCGGTTGTCGACCTTAAATTGACATCAGGATACCGAGCTTTGCTCTGGTCATCAATAAAAAAACAAATATTTTTTAGTTTCTCTGAATGGTTCTTAAATACCCTAAAAAATAAGTTTCCTTAAATGTCGCTGCTCTTTGATCTCTGGCAGCCCTCCGGGTGGATTGACAAAATGCCATATATAAGATAATTAAACATCTATTCAATCAATTATGATTGAGTTATATTTATAAAATTAAGTGCATATAGCTGATTTCCGGTGAGTTTGCTTATGACCACTAGTTAGAAAGCCAAATTTCTTAGATAGCTAAGGGCGATGGCTGGCTCAGGGATTTTTGCATACCTTGGGCTGGAAAGCTTCCGGTTCCCCCTTAAATCAGGAAAGCCCTAATTATGATTAATCGCTTATATAGAAATTAAATACTTGAGGAGATTTGGATAATGAGTTTAAGAATTGAGATAGATCAACTCCAAAAGCATCTGCCTTATCACCAACTTAAGGAAAAAAGAGGTAGAAGAATCCAATTCGACTGGGCGGCGGAGTGGGATAGATTTGATGGCAAAAAGCTGTTTAGTTTTGATCTGGCCTCGATCCCGGCAGAGAAATTAGGGGCCATGCGGCAACGCCGGGAAGGCCTGATGGACGGCAATCAAGCGGCACTCTCTATCCTGACTCGATTGGTAGATGGGCTGTGCGGCTATCCGATCACTCCCTCTACCCCGATTGCCGAAAATTTTGCCAAAGCTGCGGCTGATGGCCAGCAAAACTTATTCGGTAACGAATTGATGTATTTTCAGCCCAGTGATGAACTTTCGGCCATCGCCGCGGTCGAAGCCATGGCCGTGCAGGGGGGGCGCTACGTCGATAACACTTCCTCTCAGGGCTTGTTGCTCAAAACCAAAAACCTGTTCTCGGTGGCCGGTAAGCGGCTGCCGGTGGTCATGACCGTCATGGCTCGGGAAGTCAATAAAGGTTCCTTGAGCATTCATTGTGGTCACACTGATTTTTATGCGGTACGCAATGCCGGGTGGGCCCAATTGGTTTCCGGAGATAATCAAGAGCTGCACGAACTGCTGCCCATCGCCTTTAAAGTGGCGGAACTTCGCCAGGTAATGTTACCCTGCATGGTCGTTGCCGATGGTTTTATCAAGAGCCACGCCCTGGAAAATATTAAAATATTATCCGATGATTTTCTTAAGGATTTTGTTGGCTTTCCCAATCGCTTATATCAGCCTGACTTTAAGAATCGGACACTCACCGGCACCTTTACGGACTCGGACCTAACCATGGAGGGGCAGGTGGCCCAGGATTACGCCTATCGCTATTTCCGCCGAGGAGTTATTGCGGCCATGAACGTCATGAACCAGATCTTGGGTACCAACCTCAAGGTGGTGGAGAATTATCGCACCGAAGATGCCGATCTGGTCATTGTCATCATGGGCTCCGGGGCTGGCGTGGTCAAGGATGTGGTGGATTATTATCGTGATGCCACCGGCTTAAAAATCGGTATGGTGCGGCCGGTGTTGTTTACCCCCCCCTGCTTTGAAGAACTGGCTTACGGGATTCGGCAGGCCAAGGTGATTTCGGTGCTGGAGCGCTCCGCCAAGACTCATAATCAGTTGCTCCTGGGAGATATTCAGGCGGCTTTACAGATTTCCCACCGGGCCGCCCGGGAGGGGCGAGAAGAGCACAAAATCTATGGTCGCGACTTTATGCCTACCCTCCTCCACGGGGTCTATGGTTTGGGGAGCAAGGACTTTAATAAGTACGATGTGGCCGCGGTAATTGAGAACATGAAAGCCTGCTTGGATAAGAAGCCCGGTTTTCTGCGGGATTTTTATGTGGGCATCGAAGGCCCCTACACCCTCAGACCGGCGCCGTTACCGGCTTATCCGGAGCGGGAACTGGGGATGACTTTTATCGGGGTGGGGGCTGAAGGGGTTAAAACCGCCCTGGAATCAGCGGGGCTTATCTATGTGGAAGCCAGTACCAACGGCCACAACTATATCCAATCCGGAGCGCGTTACGGCGCTGCTCGGAAGGGGGCACCGGTCTTTATGAATCTGCGCATCAGTCCCCGCCCCATCCGCAACAGCTCTGAGCTTACCGAGCGCGATGTCCTGGCCTTTTTCAACGAAAAATTTTTGTCGGATGAAATTCTGCGCGAATATGTCGGCGGTTTGAAAGAAAACGGCCTATTGGTCATCAACAGTCTGAGAAGCCGCGAGGAGCTTCTGGCCTCTTTCCCGGAACAGGTGCAGAGCCTGATCAAATATCGCAAAATTAAGCTGGTACCCATTGACGCTACCTGGGTGGCCTTAAAACACATTAACCGGAACCTGCCGGGCTCCCCCATCTTGGGATTAATTAATAAAGAAGTGGGAATTCTTCCCGAGGAAGAGTTCGAACTCCGGTTTAAAAAGATCTTGGAGAAAAAGCTGGCGGGGAAAAAAGGCCAGGAGATTATTGAGGCCAACCTGACTCTACTCAGGTATGGGGCGGAATTTGGCGGGGATGGTTCCGGAACCGATGAGCGGAGTGTGGCCAAAGCCTTAAACATCGAACGCGATCAATATATCGCCCCGCAGCCGGAAGATTTTGGCCAAGGGCCTGGTGCCGCCGGTCTTTTACTGACTCCTAGTGATAAAGACGAACTGGGCACTATCAAGCCAGTGAATCTTATCGATGATTATCAGGGAACTTTTTACCAAGAAATGGTGGCGCCCATCTCGCAGGGCAAGCAAGTGCCCTGGAACCGATTTCTGCCGGTAGTCCCGGCAGCCACCAGCCGCTATCGGGATATGAATTTCATTGGCACCCAGTTGCCGGTTTATGACCCCTCGAAGTGCATCGCTTGTGGCCGATGTACTGCCTCGTGCCCGGATGCCGCACTATATTCCACCATCACGGCGCGCCCCATCCCGGATGAGGCCAGGCGTTACTTCAAGATCTTTAACAAGCCCCCGAAAGGCATCCCCTGGGAGCGCTTTGCCCTAAATATCGACGTCGATGCCGGTGCTTGCAAAGGGTGCGGGATCTGCGCCCAGGTCTGTCCAAGCGATGCCTTGCACATGGTGGATAAAATCAAACTGACCGACGCCGATTTCCTGCCCCCACTCTATCGGGAATTTGACCAGACTTACGAAGTAGCGCCCTATGTGGATCAGATGGCCACCATGCACCAGGTGTTGTTTGTCTTTTCCAAGCTCTATCCGGGCCGCCATACCCTGTGTCCGGGCTGTAGCGAGGGGGTCATTAACTTGCTAACCTTCTATGCCGCTGAATCCCTACGCAACCACCCCGAGGGCATTGCCACTTTTTACCAGGGCTTGAAAATTCTGTCGGAAAAAACCAAGCATGAGATTGAACACATGCTGGATTACGGCTTTACCATTTACACCATCAATGCCACCGGTTGCAACCAGGTGTCGGAACTGGTTAATCCCTATAATACCAGGATTTACCAGGGCGGTCACTATGGCTTTGGCACTGCCTCAGCCGCCGCGCTGGGGGCGAAATTCAGCCTGGATCAGGCTTATAACAATCGCTTCAATGATGTTTTGACCAAAATCATTGTCTTGGCAGGCGATGGGGCCATTTATGATATTGGCAATGGTCCCTTCAATCATGCCCTGGGTGAAAATTATGACATCACCTGGATTATTTATAACAACGAAGGCTACATGAACACCGGGATGCAAAAATCCGGGGCCACCCGGTACGGCAGTTCCCGTTCGACCTCACCCATTGGCCGGAAGTATCCTGGGAAGACCACCCTGCACCGGCGGATCATCAGCCAGGCGATGGCCATTTCCCATGTCTATGCTGCTAAATTAACCATTGACAATCCGCTTTATGCCATCAAGATCCTGAAAGAGGCCATCGCCTATAACGGCCCCTCCATGGTGGAGTTTTTCTCTTT
It encodes:
- a CDS encoding 2-oxoacid:acceptor oxidoreductase family protein; translation: MSLRIEIDQLQKHLPYHQLKEKRGRRIQFDWAAEWDRFDGKKLFSFDLASIPAEKLGAMRQRREGLMDGNQAALSILTRLVDGLCGYPITPSTPIAENFAKAAADGQQNLFGNELMYFQPSDELSAIAAVEAMAVQGGRYVDNTSSQGLLLKTKNLFSVAGKRLPVVMTVMAREVNKGSLSIHCGHTDFYAVRNAGWAQLVSGDNQELHELLPIAFKVAELRQVMLPCMVVADGFIKSHALENIKILSDDFLKDFVGFPNRLYQPDFKNRTLTGTFTDSDLTMEGQVAQDYAYRYFRRGVIAAMNVMNQILGTNLKVVENYRTEDADLVIVIMGSGAGVVKDVVDYYRDATGLKIGMVRPVLFTPPCFEELAYGIRQAKVISVLERSAKTHNQLLLGDIQAALQISHRAAREGREEHKIYGRDFMPTLLHGVYGLGSKDFNKYDVAAVIENMKACLDKKPGFLRDFYVGIEGPYTLRPAPLPAYPERELGMTFIGVGAEGVKTALESAGLIYVEASTNGHNYIQSGARYGAARKGAPVFMNLRISPRPIRNSSELTERDVLAFFNEKFLSDEILREYVGGLKENGLLVINSLRSREELLASFPEQVQSLIKYRKIKLVPIDATWVALKHINRNLPGSPILGLINKEVGILPEEEFELRFKKILEKKLAGKKGQEIIEANLTLLRYGAEFGGDGSGTDERSVAKALNIERDQYIAPQPEDFGQGPGAAGLLLTPSDKDELGTIKPVNLIDDYQGTFYQEMVAPISQGKQVPWNRFLPVVPAATSRYRDMNFIGTQLPVYDPSKCIACGRCTASCPDAALYSTITARPIPDEARRYFKIFNKPPKGIPWERFALNIDVDAGACKGCGICAQVCPSDALHMVDKIKLTDADFLPPLYREFDQTYEVAPYVDQMATMHQVLFVFSKLYPGRHTLCPGCSEGVINLLTFYAAESLRNHPEGIATFYQGLKILSEKTKHEIEHMLDYGFTIYTINATGCNQVSELVNPYNTRIYQGGHYGFGTASAAALGAKFSLDQAYNNRFNDVLTKIIVLAGDGAIYDIGNGPFNHALGENYDITWIIYNNEGYMNTGMQKSGATRYGSSRSTSPIGRKYPGKTTLHRRIISQAMAISHVYAAKLTIDNPLYAIKILKEAIAYNGPSMVEFFSFCPQGHQSHDWAGPLISRMMVESRKWQVAVRRPFQKVDISANPEPEAIYPSEGKSFKRGIKREAATFYDVVSMLGQYNQHIRTVESGVIPEIVRINETVSLFRWLRNQYMAGYRDTMPTEEEVERIVEERYRL
- a CDS encoding dihydrodipicolinate synthase family protein, translated to MLKSSVTPTPPDGLLIELVTPLTATGDLDAEGLSRLVERVAPYAAGIVAASPGLGEALGLPDSVRRELFSGLLKQWPGPGPLFFGVTADTQEQTGDLIQRFEAECRSRHYDYQIHWLDLPLWYHSNRGLPQYYRQLLGTLRHPLILLNQPEIIRERTRPWKHHNLRTAVVKKLTDLPEIRGMIFRGKMERFLNYHRAAGGRPDFAIYEGDESRFLTRPGAWGIISPGAQLFPSAWQAVTQACLHPEKVADLKLPQAKLWQLSQQLLELAQCYLHQPAALLKTALQALGVIKHDTTCPATVPAAPGLKKKLLDFLTRMEVLR
- a CDS encoding cytochrome c, which produces MIADRPENSNNHPKYHLTTRLACLVALGLMLLGLAKAGWAQGSDLPAEVLQGQKLFQRLGCRSCHALNNQGGGTGPPLDGIGQRLSYADLEQQVTEPSHRHPRSGMPSFAFLRPAELSALINYLQTLK